One Fusobacterium ulcerans DNA segment encodes these proteins:
- a CDS encoding GNAT family N-acetyltransferase — MEKFQTKLDGFSIRFATEDECPLILKFIKELADYENLLNEVVATEEVLRESIFVNKKAQVVFGELNGEPVSFALFFNNFSTFLGRAGVYLEDLYVKPEYRNKGIGKIMLSFLGKVAKDNNYGRVEWWCLDWNKSSIEFYKKMGAVPMDEWTVFRVTGENLDKLAGEF; from the coding sequence ATGGAAAAATTTCAGACAAAGTTAGATGGATTTAGTATAAGGTTTGCAACTGAGGATGAGTGTCCTCTTATTTTAAAGTTTATAAAAGAGCTTGCAGATTATGAAAATCTTTTAAATGAAGTGGTAGCAACTGAAGAAGTACTTAGAGAATCTATATTTGTAAATAAAAAAGCTCAGGTAGTTTTTGGTGAGTTAAATGGAGAGCCTGTAAGTTTTGCTCTTTTCTTTAACAATTTTTCTACTTTCTTAGGAAGAGCAGGAGTATACCTTGAAGATCTTTATGTAAAGCCTGAATACAGAAATAAGGGAATAGGAAAAATCATGCTTTCTTTCTTAGGAAAAGTAGCAAAAGATAATAATTATGGAAGAGTAGAATGGTGGTGTCTTGACTGGAATAAATCATCTATTGAATTCTATAAGAAAATGGGGGCTGTTCCTATGGACGAATGGACAGTATTCAGAGTTACAGGAGAAAATTTAGATAAATTAGCAGGAGAATTTTAA
- a CDS encoding YchJ family protein produces the protein MEIKTAEELMRARYNAYVTGDIEFIKSTHDPDHMVGIDWAECEKWSKESEWMGLEIVNTDKGTETDDEGIVEFKATYKEKGKTVVHHEKSYFVKKNGTWYYQKWLPLQGTIVNNSKVGRNDPCPCGSGKKYKKCCGK, from the coding sequence ATGGAAATCAAAACAGCAGAAGAATTAATGAGAGCAAGATATAATGCCTATGTCACTGGTGATATAGAATTTATCAAAAGTACACATGACCCTGACCACATGGTTGGTATAGACTGGGCTGAGTGTGAAAAATGGTCTAAAGAATCTGAATGGATGGGACTTGAAATCGTAAATACTGATAAAGGAACTGAAACTGATGATGAGGGAATAGTTGAATTTAAAGCTACATACAAGGAAAAAGGAAAAACTGTAGTCCATCATGAGAAAAGCTATTTTGTAAAAAAGAATGGTACATGGTACTATCAAAAATGGCTTCCATTACAAGGAACTATAGTAAATAATAGTAAAGTAGGAAGAAATGATCCATGTCCATGTGGAAGCGGAAAAAAATATAAAAAATGTTGTGGAAAATAA
- a CDS encoding alanine racemase: MAVNSIKMLISEENLIQNIKYLEKKYAKKILPVLKANAYGHSIEMVSEILYDNGYREFAVARLNEAEKILQNKKVTDSRILVFESIGREFFDVVKSNNTIEISANTLAELKEFIENGISPDRIQLKIDFGFGRNGIIQEDIENLKKYIEKKNLSFKGIYSHLYAVEYDEGAELIEKFTETVKYLGKERFQMIHIQNSVGILLYGNCDMMTHLRPGIYIYGLQEEGFFQEGLKQVFKLEGKIAGVRDVSKSKYLAYNLKTTLSENDFNYAAKIKIGYGEGFSKANEKSCCLINGKSYKILLVTMDNTFIEVDESIKEGDHVALYSDVSKVREDTGLHICEVLPVISSRIVREKI, translated from the coding sequence ATGGCAGTTAATTCTATAAAAATGCTGATTTCAGAAGAAAATCTCATTCAAAATATAAAGTATTTAGAGAAGAAATATGCAAAGAAAATACTTCCAGTGCTTAAAGCTAATGCTTATGGGCATAGTATAGAAATGGTATCAGAAATACTTTATGATAATGGATACAGAGAATTTGCAGTGGCTCGCTTAAATGAAGCTGAAAAAATACTGCAAAATAAAAAAGTTACAGACAGCAGAATACTTGTATTTGAAAGTATTGGAAGAGAATTTTTTGATGTTGTAAAAAGTAATAATACCATAGAGATATCAGCCAATACTCTGGCAGAATTAAAAGAATTTATAGAAAATGGAATCTCTCCAGATAGAATACAATTAAAGATAGACTTTGGCTTCGGAAGAAATGGAATAATTCAAGAGGATATTGAAAATTTAAAGAAATATATTGAGAAAAAAAACTTGTCTTTCAAAGGGATATATTCACATCTTTATGCAGTGGAGTATGATGAGGGAGCAGAGCTTATTGAAAAATTTACAGAGACAGTAAAATATTTAGGTAAAGAGAGATTTCAAATGATTCATATACAAAATAGCGTAGGTATATTATTATATGGAAATTGTGATATGATGACGCATCTTAGACCGGGGATATATATCTATGGGTTGCAGGAAGAAGGTTTTTTTCAAGAAGGATTAAAGCAGGTATTTAAATTAGAGGGGAAAATAGCAGGAGTAAGAGATGTGAGTAAATCAAAATACTTAGCTTACAATTTAAAAACTACTTTATCTGAGAATGATTTTAATTATGCAGCAAAGATAAAAATTGGATATGGAGAAGGGTTTTCTAAAGCAAATGAAAAAAGCTGCTGTTTGATAAATGGGAAATCATACAAAATACTCTTGGTAACTATGGACAATACTTTTATAGAAGTGGATGAGTCAATAAAAGAGGGAGATCATGTGGCACTGTATTCTGATGTATCAAAAGTGAGAGAAGATACAGGACTTCATATATGTGAAGTTCTTCCTGTAATAAGTTCAAGGATAGTAAGAGAAAAAATATAG
- a CDS encoding transporter substrate-binding domain-containing protein yields the protein MKKILALLTVVMVVVFVGCGKEKEVKTTEKVYVIGTNAEYPPFEYLENSKIVGLDPDIMEEFSKRMGFQYKWANMNFDGLISALQTRKVDIIIAGMSISDERKKYINFSTPYISPAMCYIALKTSPMTTIEDLENKRFGIELGTTEEDIVKKVPGAVIVPFSGHTAALFALKSGKIDSMLLDATVAKKYLENNPDLKTVVTVEGENKAMAFNIEDVELKDKFDKVLKEMMEDGTIDKLKAKYGI from the coding sequence ATGAAAAAGATTTTAGCTTTATTAACAGTAGTAATGGTTGTAGTATTTGTAGGGTGTGGAAAAGAAAAAGAGGTAAAAACTACAGAGAAAGTCTATGTAATTGGAACAAATGCAGAGTATCCGCCATTTGAATATTTGGAAAACAGTAAGATAGTTGGATTAGATCCAGATATTATGGAAGAATTTTCTAAAAGAATGGGATTTCAATATAAATGGGCGAATATGAATTTTGATGGGTTGATTTCAGCATTACAAACTAGAAAAGTGGATATTATAATAGCAGGTATGAGTATCAGTGATGAGAGAAAAAAATATATTAATTTTTCTACTCCATATATCTCACCAGCAATGTGCTATATAGCACTGAAAACTAGTCCTATGACAACTATAGAAGATTTGGAAAATAAGAGATTTGGAATAGAATTAGGAACAACTGAAGAAGATATTGTAAAGAAAGTTCCTGGAGCAGTAATAGTACCATTTTCAGGACATACAGCAGCTCTATTTGCTTTGAAATCAGGGAAAATAGATTCTATGCTGTTAGATGCTACAGTAGCTAAAAAATATCTGGAAAATAACCCAGACTTGAAAACAGTAGTAACAGTAGAAGGAGAAAATAAGGCAATGGCTTTTAATATAGAGGATGTTGAATTGAAAGATAAATTTGATAAAGTCTTAAAAGAAATGATGGAAGATGGAACTATTGATAAATTAAAAGCAAAGTATGGTATTTAA
- a CDS encoding ABC transporter ATP-binding protein — translation MLKEIFALSNQGEKDLKKGILASAAANISFLFPAGLLLLSIRDLMMYIEKNGAYNINILAYAGYSVVFSAIILVTHRIQYDSTYFSAYSESADRRVALAEKLRKLPLSFFGKKDLSELTITIMGDCTDLEHTFSHSVPQLFGSLISVTLVGIGLFVVNWKMALSAVFVFPIAIIITVGSKFLQDKMGKKKIDAKLAASDKVQEYLENIREIKSYNIEEKYLNDLDDSFFKIIKASLISELTTGTLIVSAQGILRLGFAAVTLTGIKLFLNGEIDFLVYLMYLFTISRLYDPLSVVLIQIGDIFNSLLTIKRMKDINDQKIQEGAKEFFCDNYDIVFENVEFAYNNNEKVLNGISFVAEQGQITVLAGESGGGKSTAVKLAARFWDVTNGKITLGGVDISTVDPEVLLEKFSIVFQDVVLFNGTILENIRIGKRGASDEEVYMAAKAAQCDEFIKRFPLGYNTVIGENGSTLSGGERQRISIARALLKDAPIILLDEATASLDVENETLIQSALGKLIKNKTVLLIAHRMRTAASADKIIILKDGKIAEQGSPKNLMKIKGMYYKMVELQNQNLELEFRE, via the coding sequence ATGCTTAAAGAAATATTTGCTCTCAGCAATCAGGGGGAAAAGGATTTGAAAAAAGGGATACTGGCTAGTGCAGCAGCTAATATAAGTTTCCTGTTTCCAGCCGGATTACTTCTTTTATCAATAAGAGATTTGATGATGTATATAGAAAAGAATGGTGCATATAATATAAATATTTTAGCTTATGCAGGGTATTCAGTGGTATTTTCAGCCATTATATTAGTTACCCACAGAATACAATATGACAGTACATATTTTTCAGCATATTCTGAGAGTGCTGATAGAAGGGTGGCATTGGCAGAGAAGCTTCGCAAACTTCCTTTATCATTCTTTGGAAAGAAGGATCTTTCAGAATTAACAATTACAATTATGGGAGACTGTACAGACCTTGAGCATACTTTCTCTCATTCGGTTCCACAGCTTTTTGGAAGCTTGATTTCAGTGACTTTAGTTGGAATAGGCTTATTTGTTGTCAATTGGAAAATGGCTTTAAGTGCAGTATTTGTTTTTCCAATAGCTATTATAATAACTGTTGGAAGTAAATTTCTACAGGATAAAATGGGGAAAAAGAAGATAGATGCAAAACTGGCAGCTTCAGACAAAGTACAGGAATATCTGGAAAATATTAGAGAGATAAAGTCATATAATATAGAAGAGAAATATTTAAATGATTTAGATGATAGTTTCTTTAAAATCATAAAAGCTTCTTTGATATCAGAGCTCACAACAGGAACTTTGATAGTATCAGCTCAGGGAATATTGAGATTAGGCTTTGCAGCAGTAACCCTTACAGGTATAAAACTATTTTTAAATGGAGAGATAGATTTTCTGGTATATCTTATGTATCTGTTTACAATCTCAAGGCTGTATGATCCCCTATCAGTAGTATTGATACAGATTGGAGATATATTCAATTCTCTGCTTACAATAAAAAGAATGAAGGATATAAACGATCAGAAGATTCAAGAGGGAGCAAAGGAATTTTTTTGTGATAATTATGATATTGTTTTTGAAAATGTAGAGTTTGCATATAATAATAATGAAAAAGTATTAAATGGAATCTCTTTTGTAGCAGAACAAGGGCAGATAACTGTATTGGCTGGAGAATCAGGAGGAGGGAAAAGTACTGCTGTCAAACTGGCAGCTAGATTCTGGGATGTTACAAATGGAAAAATAACTTTAGGTGGTGTAGATATAAGTACTGTTGACCCAGAGGTACTTCTTGAAAAATTCTCTATAGTATTTCAAGATGTAGTATTATTCAATGGAACTATATTGGAAAATATAAGGATAGGAAAACGAGGTGCATCTGATGAAGAAGTCTATATGGCAGCTAAAGCAGCACAATGTGATGAATTTATAAAAAGGTTCCCTCTAGGATATAATACTGTAATAGGAGAAAACGGCTCAACTCTTTCAGGGGGAGAAAGACAGAGAATATCAATAGCAAGAGCATTATTAAAAGATGCACCTATAATTCTCTTAGATGAAGCAACTGCTTCACTGGATGTTGAAAATGAAACTCTTATCCAATCTGCTCTAGGTAAATTGATAAAAAATAAAACTGTACTCCTTATAGCTCATCGTATGAGAACAGCAGCATCAGCAGATAAGATAATAATATTGAAAGATGGAAAGATAGCAGAACAGGGAAGTCCGAAAAATCTGATGAAAATAAAAGGGATGTACTATAAAATGGTGGAACTTCAAAATCAGAATTTAGAGTTGGAATTTAGGGAATAG
- a CDS encoding ABC transporter ATP-binding protein: MFKEGKMSMMYFVGKHRFLLIAGCVLSGASALIMMCPFILLWKVVEEVLKGIADVSKIDGEAVIKYGQWAVFSALIGFAVYFIALMCTHVAAFYTAFNMKSKALRYMSELPLGYFIDNPSGKLRKIIDENSKMTESFIAHLLPDLTGAVTTFAVMPVILLVFDWRLGIICLVPMGVGFFIQYKSITGDSIKYIRQYQDSLENMNNEAVEYVRGIPVVKVFQQTVYSFKSFYNTIMEYKKFVIKFCQEFKNPMTLFTTVINGTFVLLIPAGIILIKSSYDPLKFLQNFIFYILFIPLCSMMINKIMYIGEAKSVADESVKRIASLLKEKKLGKPVEAKFPDNYRIEFSDVSFTYKGKDNPAVNNVSFTIPQGTTTALVGESGSGKTTTGALIPRFWDIEKGKILIGGVDIKEIEMSELMKMVSFVFQDIHLFKRSILDNIRISKPEASIDKVMEAVKAAQCEDIIKKFPDGIETVIGAKGVYLSGGEMQRIAIAGAILKDSPIIVLDEATAFADPENEYKIQRALEVLTKNKTVVMIAHRLSTIKNADQIIVLKDGEIAERGKHNILVEKKGIYAEMWKNYQTSVKWDIKKGSEKNA, from the coding sequence ATGTTCAAAGAAGGGAAAATGAGTATGATGTATTTTGTGGGAAAGCATAGATTTTTATTAATTGCAGGGTGTGTATTGTCAGGGGCAAGTGCATTAATTATGATGTGCCCCTTTATACTTTTATGGAAAGTAGTAGAGGAAGTATTAAAGGGGATAGCAGATGTATCAAAAATTGATGGAGAAGCAGTAATAAAATATGGGCAGTGGGCAGTTTTTAGTGCATTGATAGGATTTGCTGTATATTTTATAGCTCTCATGTGTACTCATGTGGCAGCTTTTTATACTGCATTTAATATGAAATCGAAGGCATTGAGGTACATGTCAGAACTTCCATTAGGTTATTTTATAGATAATCCAAGTGGAAAATTAAGAAAAATTATAGATGAAAACTCAAAAATGACAGAAAGCTTTATAGCTCATCTACTTCCAGATCTAACTGGAGCAGTGACGACTTTTGCTGTAATGCCTGTGATACTCCTCGTATTTGACTGGAGACTGGGAATAATTTGTCTGGTTCCTATGGGAGTGGGATTTTTTATACAGTATAAATCAATAACGGGGGATTCTATAAAATATATAAGACAGTATCAGGATTCTCTTGAAAATATGAATAATGAAGCAGTAGAATATGTACGAGGAATACCAGTGGTAAAAGTATTTCAGCAGACTGTATATTCCTTTAAAAGTTTTTATAATACTATAATGGAATACAAGAAATTTGTAATAAAATTCTGTCAGGAATTTAAAAATCCAATGACCTTATTTACAACTGTGATTAATGGAACTTTTGTACTGCTGATACCAGCTGGAATAATCTTGATAAAAAGTTCATATGATCCTTTAAAATTTTTACAGAACTTCATATTCTATATTCTTTTCATTCCACTGTGTTCAATGATGATAAATAAGATAATGTACATAGGAGAAGCTAAATCTGTAGCAGATGAATCTGTAAAACGTATTGCCTCTCTACTGAAAGAGAAGAAATTGGGAAAACCAGTGGAAGCTAAATTTCCAGATAATTATAGGATAGAATTTTCTGATGTGTCTTTTACATATAAAGGAAAAGATAATCCAGCTGTAAATAATGTGAGCTTTACTATTCCACAGGGAACAACAACAGCACTGGTAGGAGAATCAGGAAGTGGAAAGACAACAACAGGAGCATTAATTCCAAGATTCTGGGATATAGAAAAAGGAAAAATCCTTATAGGCGGAGTGGATATTAAAGAGATAGAAATGTCTGAATTGATGAAGATGGTATCTTTTGTTTTTCAGGATATTCATCTTTTTAAAAGAAGTATTTTGGATAATATTCGCATCTCAAAGCCAGAAGCATCTATAGATAAAGTAATGGAAGCAGTAAAAGCTGCACAATGTGAAGATATAATTAAAAAATTTCCTGATGGAATAGAAACAGTAATTGGAGCAAAAGGGGTATATCTTTCAGGTGGAGAGATGCAGAGAATAGCCATAGCGGGAGCTATTTTAAAAGATTCTCCTATAATAGTACTAGATGAGGCAACAGCTTTTGCAGACCCAGAAAATGAGTATAAAATTCAGAGAGCATTGGAAGTTCTTACTAAAAATAAGACAGTGGTGATGATAGCTCACAGACTTTCTACAATAAAAAATGCAGATCAGATAATAGTTTTGAAAGATGGAGAAATAGCTGAAAGAGGTAAGCATAATATTCTTGTAGAGAAAAAGGGAATCTATGCAGAAATGTGGAAAAATTATCAAACTTCTGTGAAATGGGATATTAAAAAGGGAAGTGAAAAAAATGCTTAA
- a CDS encoding diaminopimelate decarboxylase family protein, with translation MDLLAFLKGHAPCYIYNGEQIASQCQKLKRELSGFEFLYSIKTNPFSHIIQNISKEGFGADAASAGEVFLSLKNGIAPEKIFYSAPGKTEEAIEICYGKCTIIADSISEIRHINAIAAKHKEIVKIGISVNSNFSMKNECGTSSKFGIDIEQLLKVEDTLAEYSNIKITGIHIHIQSQILDFQILGKYYKNCFELAKKIHSMKNVNIEFINFGSGIGALYRETQDKSVDLEKLNKMISEIAEENHAVLNAKLLIETGRFITCNAGKYYTPIVDIKESLGQKYLIVENAMNGFMRPAIANLIYKAAGEILTGYEPLYTCQDEFSVQVLNESVEKEKVNIVGNLCTALDVIRENAEVNHAQIGDIIEITNAGSYAYSLSPLLFSSHKIPKQYYLYKDKIYEDELL, from the coding sequence ATGGATTTACTAGCTTTTTTAAAGGGTCATGCTCCATGTTATATTTATAATGGAGAGCAGATTGCAAGCCAATGTCAAAAACTAAAAAGGGAACTTTCTGGTTTTGAATTTTTATATTCCATTAAAACAAATCCTTTTTCACATATAATTCAAAATATTTCAAAAGAAGGGTTTGGTGCAGATGCAGCTTCTGCTGGGGAAGTGTTTCTTTCACTAAAAAATGGAATAGCACCAGAGAAGATATTTTACTCTGCTCCGGGAAAAACAGAAGAAGCCATTGAAATATGCTATGGAAAATGTACAATTATTGCTGACAGTATATCAGAGATTAGACATATCAATGCGATAGCAGCCAAGCACAAGGAAATTGTAAAGATAGGAATTAGTGTGAATTCTAATTTTTCAATGAAGAATGAATGTGGAACTTCCAGCAAATTTGGAATTGATATAGAACAGCTTTTAAAGGTAGAAGATACTTTAGCAGAATATTCAAACATTAAAATTACTGGTATTCATATCCATATTCAATCACAAATACTGGATTTTCAAATATTAGGAAAATATTATAAGAACTGCTTTGAGCTTGCTAAAAAAATTCATTCTATGAAGAATGTTAATATTGAATTTATTAATTTTGGAAGTGGAATAGGTGCTTTATATAGAGAAACACAAGATAAGTCTGTAGATTTAGAAAAACTCAACAAGATGATTTCTGAAATTGCAGAAGAAAATCATGCTGTATTGAATGCAAAGCTTTTAATTGAAACAGGGCGTTTTATTACTTGTAATGCAGGAAAATATTATACACCAATTGTAGATATAAAAGAATCTTTGGGGCAGAAATATTTAATTGTAGAAAATGCAATGAATGGATTTATGCGTCCAGCTATAGCGAATCTGATTTATAAAGCTGCTGGAGAAATTCTTACAGGTTATGAACCTCTATATACTTGTCAGGATGAGTTTAGTGTTCAGGTATTAAATGAGTCAGTTGAAAAAGAAAAGGTTAATATTGTAGGGAATCTTTGTACAGCCTTAGATGTTATTCGTGAAAATGCAGAAGTAAATCACGCACAAATAGGAGATATTATTGAGATTACTAATGCAGGAAGTTATGCATATTCGTTATCTCCACTTTTGTTTTCAAGTCATAAAATTCCAAAACAATATTATTTATATAAAGATAAAATTTATGAGGATGAATTATTATAA
- a CDS encoding antibiotic biosynthesis monooxygenase family protein: MADVIVLFEVKPTKEGMQKYLDLAAMLKPMLSGFEGFIRAERFASLNEEGKLLSMNVWTDETAVERWRNVMEHRMSQKEGRDNLFESYKITVCSVIREYSDKERDEAPVDSNEYFN, encoded by the coding sequence ATGGCAGATGTGATTGTTTTATTTGAAGTGAAACCTACTAAAGAAGGTATGCAGAAATATTTAGATTTGGCAGCAATGTTGAAACCCATGCTGTCAGGATTTGAAGGATTCATTAGAGCAGAACGATTTGCCAGTCTGAATGAAGAAGGGAAGCTCTTATCTATGAATGTATGGACAGATGAAACAGCTGTAGAGCGTTGGCGTAATGTGATGGAGCATCGTATGAGCCAGAAGGAAGGCAGAGATAATTTATTTGAATCATATAAGATTACAGTTTGCTCAGTAATCAGGGAATATTCGGACAAAGAACGAGATGAAGCACCTGTGGATTCAAATGAATACTTTAATTAA
- a CDS encoding MGMT family protein codes for MEEDLIYEILSVVDEIPEGRVATYGQIAKLIGRDKNSRLVGKVLSMAEYYGEYPCHRVVNSAGRLVPGWGAQRLLLEEEGVVLKNKTHVDLKKYQWDYSE; via the coding sequence ATGGAGGAAGATTTAATATATGAGATACTTTCTGTGGTAGATGAGATCCCAGAAGGTCGTGTTGCTACTTATGGGCAGATTGCAAAGTTAATCGGCAGAGATAAAAATTCAAGACTTGTGGGAAAAGTTCTCAGTATGGCAGAATATTATGGAGAGTATCCTTGCCATAGAGTAGTTAATTCTGCTGGACGACTTGTTCCCGGCTGGGGAGCACAGAGGCTGTTGTTAGAGGAAGAGGGTGTTGTTTTAAAAAATAAAACTCATGTAGACTTGAAAAAATATCAGTGGGATTATTCAGAATAA
- a CDS encoding helix-turn-helix domain-containing protein, whose product MESVIEKNNLYRDNLKVIKKTKDKVIYKVKCLDGDGEIICHHVFPGIDIIYNNFNTFHSFEPENISRDIIEINHCRKGRFECKVENDSYIYLGEGDLEVNSCQIQRETSGFPLGYYEGVEVLIDIETAKEFLRGIMEGIEIDFDKMKKRLFSNKDYFIVRATDEIEHIFHELYNVDERIQKGYFKIKVLELLLFFSIVPIEKSNLLSPYFPKNQVEKAKHIKEHLIDDLEKNVTLQELAQEHEIGLTTLKKCFKGIYGKSISVWRREYRIYKAASMLKETDMTIAEISGKMGYDNPSKFASVFKKVIGCSPSEYRKK is encoded by the coding sequence TTGGAATCTGTAATTGAAAAGAATAATCTATATAGAGATAATTTAAAGGTAATAAAAAAAACAAAAGACAAGGTCATATATAAAGTAAAATGCCTAGATGGAGATGGAGAGATAATATGCCATCATGTATTCCCCGGAATAGATATTATTTACAATAATTTCAATACATTTCACTCCTTTGAACCTGAAAATATTTCCAGAGATATTATAGAGATAAATCATTGCAGAAAGGGAAGATTTGAATGTAAAGTCGAAAATGATTCATATATATATCTTGGCGAAGGAGATTTAGAGGTAAACAGCTGTCAAATTCAAAGAGAAACTTCTGGCTTCCCTCTAGGATATTATGAGGGGGTAGAAGTATTAATTGATATAGAAACAGCAAAAGAATTTCTTAGGGGAATAATGGAAGGGATAGAAATAGACTTTGACAAAATGAAGAAAAGGCTGTTTTCAAATAAAGATTATTTTATAGTCAGGGCAACAGATGAGATAGAACATATATTTCATGAGCTGTATAATGTGGATGAGAGAATCCAAAAGGGATATTTTAAAATAAAAGTATTAGAGCTTCTGCTGTTTTTCAGTATAGTTCCAATAGAAAAATCCAATCTCCTATCTCCTTATTTTCCTAAAAATCAAGTAGAAAAAGCAAAGCATATCAAAGAACATTTAATAGATGATTTAGAGAAAAATGTAACACTTCAGGAATTGGCACAAGAGCATGAAATAGGACTGACTACTTTGAAGAAATGCTTTAAGGGAATATATGGAAAATCTATCTCTGTATGGAGAAGAGAGTATCGTATATATAAGGCTGCATCTATGCTGAAAGAAACGGATATGACAATAGCTGAAATATCAGGAAAGATGGGATATGACAATCCAAGTAAATTTGCATCTGTTTTTAAGAAAGTGATAGGCTGCTCTCCCTCTGAATATAGAAAAAAATAA
- a CDS encoding YbaN family protein: protein MVKKRLLFVLGFVSLILGIVGIILPLLPTTPFLLLSAYCFSRSSEKFHNYILNNKVFGQYIRDYNEKKGITLKNKITAISFLVLSIGFSMYKVDHFHVRIMLAVVFMGVSFHILKLKTLR, encoded by the coding sequence ATGGTTAAGAAAAGATTATTATTTGTTTTAGGTTTTGTTTCATTGATATTGGGAATAGTAGGGATCATACTTCCATTACTGCCAACTACCCCATTTTTACTGCTTAGTGCTTACTGTTTCAGCCGTTCTTCTGAAAAATTTCACAATTATATTTTGAACAACAAAGTTTTTGGACAATATATCAGGGATTACAATGAAAAAAAAGGAATAACATTAAAAAATAAAATAACTGCCATTTCCTTTTTGGTTTTAAGTATAGGATTTTCAATGTATAAAGTAGATCACTTTCATGTGAGAATAATGCTTGCTGTTGTGTTTATGGGTGTTAGTTTTCATATTTTAAAACTTAAAACATTAAGATAA
- a CDS encoding ABC transporter substrate-binding protein: protein MIKKVIIAALMLISSQEMLALKIDGNHIKDNHGNSIEIKEYNKLIVLDPAVVETIYLLGEEDKIAAIGKTAMSKIYPEEKTKDLESVGNIAKPSLEKILSYTPDLVILNGMSTKTGETLKSLKIPYLITEASSIEEILDNIKAYGEIVGKKSESEKLYNESVAKVEELKERVKDKPLGLKGTVLYSVSPMMGFNSKTLPGEVLELLGVENITNELTGERPIISQEFLLKENPDFLAGAMSIKSTDDIKNSNPAIKEIKAGQKDNIFIVDSNKILRGSPRIFELVEEFYEELLKVKK, encoded by the coding sequence ATGATAAAAAAGGTAATAATAGCAGCATTGATGCTTATATCAAGTCAGGAAATGCTTGCTTTAAAAATAGATGGAAATCATATAAAAGACAATCATGGAAATAGTATTGAAATCAAAGAATACAATAAATTGATCGTATTAGATCCAGCAGTAGTGGAAACTATATATTTACTGGGAGAAGAAGATAAGATAGCAGCCATTGGAAAAACTGCAATGAGCAAGATATACCCAGAGGAAAAAACAAAAGATTTGGAAAGTGTAGGAAATATAGCAAAACCAAGTCTTGAAAAAATTCTATCTTATACACCTGATCTGGTAATATTAAATGGAATGTCAACAAAGACTGGAGAGACTCTGAAAAGTTTAAAAATACCATATCTTATCACTGAAGCCAGCAGTATAGAAGAGATACTGGACAATATAAAGGCTTATGGAGAGATTGTTGGAAAAAAATCTGAAAGTGAAAAGCTATATAATGAAAGTGTGGCTAAAGTAGAAGAGCTGAAAGAGAGAGTTAAAGATAAACCTCTTGGCTTAAAAGGAACTGTCCTATATTCAGTATCACCAATGATGGGATTCAACAGCAAGACTCTTCCAGGAGAAGTTCTTGAACTTCTTGGAGTTGAAAATATAACTAATGAGCTGACAGGAGAGAGACCTATAATATCACAGGAATTTCTTTTGAAGGAGAATCCAGATTTCTTAGCAGGAGCTATGAGCATAAAATCAACTGATGATATTAAGAACAGCAATCCAGCGATAAAAGAGATAAAAGCAGGACAGAAAGATAATATCTTTATTGTAGATTCTAATAAGATATTGAGAGGATCCCCTAGAATTTTTGAATTAGTGGAAGAATTTTATGAAGAACTTTTAAAAGTTAAAAAATAA